CGCCAGCAGGTACTTAATGTTATTTGAAAAAATAGGAACTTGCGCGGATTGATTTGGGTCAGTTAACGTTGATGCAAAAAAATATCGACACCGCCGTCAGGCGTCTTTGAAGTGTGGTACGAGAAATTGCGAACACTACACGGGTTCTCTACATTAAtggatgtattttttttatatgcGAAGATCGATGATCTGAACGACTAAAAGATCTTCCACAAAGAGAACATACGTacggcttttctccagtatgtctTCGATAGTGGCGCTTGAGTTCATCTGAACGTCGGAAACACCACCCACAGTTTTCCCAAGGACACAGGAAAGGTTTTTTACCCGTATAAATCCGCCTGTCAGTTCGGAGATGAGAGCTTTTGGTGTAACAACGCTTTTTACAGCCAGGGAAATCACAGAGAAAGGCATGATGTAGTTCCAGTTCTTTGTTATCGGAAACAGGTTGGACTGTTTGTGCATGTGTACTGAAATTACATCCATATGCTGCATCATCGTTTGATGTCGTGTGGACAGAAGACGGCGTTGTTGCAAGCATAGTTACCTGTGGCAACTGGTGTCTTAGATTTAGAGCTGGAAAAGACGCCGACTGTGCAACAATACACGTTCCCATCGTTATTCCTGTCTCTGGAAAGCGGCAGTTTTTCTTTCCTATGGTCATTTCTTGAAGCTTGGGTTGGGGAAGATGCGACGAGGTTTCCACCGGTGATGTTGTAGGAGAAGATGAACTCAGACAGCTATCCATCTCACGAATGATCTGTTAGAGAAGTAAGAGTTAACTTCACGGATTTATCCAACCTCATGATTATTTCTGGTTTTAATCCCATACCTTCCCCAAGTAAAATGCCACAATTGAGTGACCGGCTGATTGATATCGAGGAGCAATGGCTTTTGTCGGAAATGTATGTAGTtgttaaaactgaaaaattttaaaggatAACTGTCGTCCTTTGCAGTTAAACTGCTAATCGTCGCACATCTCCTTCAGGGATCACAAACTCGTTAGAGCAATAGTGCTCGGCATTATATCGCGAAAAGGTTAATCCACTGAGATATGAAATGAGAGAACAACTTGAAGAACAAACCATCATTTTGATCTTCTGAGGAAAATGAGTCATTCATACAATGTCTTGCGAGCTAATGATCCTCAATTGTATTTCTTGCTCAAAGTAAGGTAACAAATTTCCGAGCAGTTGTTAATGTTTTCCTCGAATTGCTAAGCCTATTTATCAGCGGTAACATAACGCTAGAAAACTAAGAGGTTGTCTGATTGTTTTATGTAGTATCCGAGGGTATCGCAAAGTTCGAACTCGTCATCAGTGTTCACTGAAAAGCTCACATCAGAAATGCACGCTATTATAATATTACTTAGAAAATGTGTAAGTTGACTAAATCGTTCATGCATTGTAACTGACCTGTTGAATTTCTCTCTCCCTGGTGGGTATTAGCAGCGAATAGATGCCAGCCGTTACCAGATTTCCTTCGCCCTGCAGCTGATACGAGTTTTGGTACATGACACCGTCTTGTCCTCTAAACAAGTTATCGAAACTTGTACAAGCCATAAGCATTTGGCTGTCTTCTTTTTAAGAGACGGCCCCAATGAACGAGTTGCCCGGTAGTCCGATCCACGCTTTTtgcgcaaagggttctggggtcgccagggcccggttgttcaaaagccgattaacgctaacccaagattaaaaattaaccaaggagtatatttctctattcccaaatgctgttcaacgctgatattcggcaaaacttaacattagaggaagtcaatcttgaagaTCACAAATAAGCAAAATTAActttcaccataaagttgaaaaaatgaaaccaaagtttacgctaatcctagattaacttaatcggctttcgaacaaccgggcccagatggcaaacattgcaagtcgctgtgagaaaatgtatggcggaaacttattcgacgtccaaaaaaaaatacaaggattttggagagagatcaacgtTTTTTCGAcccagttttatcagaaatcgatttgggcaatgttgataagTGACAActgaaagtttttgtttgaataaccgtgaaatataaTAAAATTTGCTGATTAACTTGAGCGGGAAATTAGGATGTCCCATATGCGCGACAAAAGGTCACCCATACAGGCCATGGTCTGATCGTTTTTTGCAGCGAGCTTCTCAGTTGTTTCCCTGTAGGCTCTGGTTAACCCAGTGGTTCTGCATTCTTTTTCCACTTGGCCACCTTCAGGCCCGGTATTCATAGCGGAGAGGGAAGCCATTACGAATTGTTGCGCGTTCGCAATATCATCTGATTGAATCGTAAAATCGAGTGTTCAGAAGACCACGATATTTTCAATTAATAGTCTAAGTGAGAAGATAATATTGTGAGGAAATTATTCCAGCAGGAGCTGTATACCACGTGTGCAGCTGACCCAATAGCAAATGATGCACTGACCTGATAAGCATGCGCATGCTTCTCATGTAACACGTAGTGACTCGGACTGATAACGAGGTAGAATTCATAATCAGTTTGCAATAACAGCCAAATCCTTAAACTCAATTTTTCCTAAAGAGGTCCTAGGCCTTCTATAATTTCCATGCAGCTTGAATGTGGTGGAAGAGCCGGAATCAAACCTCTTGAACGGACTTTAGCACCCCACCAACGTGCTACATAAAAGTTACAAgagttttcttgttgttacttATGTGGGTTTCTTCCTTGTTTGACAATCCTTGAAAAGAGTATCTTCAAAATTCTGTGCCATATCAGTCCATATATGGTTTAAAAGTGGAATTTGGTCCTTAAAAAAAAGTCCTCCTGATTCCACCTACTCGTGACTGACAGTGTAGTCTCCCTCACTGCCATTATTACTGGCTTAAACACAGCACCACGAGTGGACTGTTGTCTGATGACTGCTTATAATAGCTGCCTGGTAGACTATGTGACAGTGGGGAATACCACAATGAAAAGTTATAAATTTCATATCTTGGTTACTACAATGCTTTGCTTAAAAAGAGAATTAGCCTAAATGTTTATCTAAACAGTCAGGTGTTGACATTCTTTTAGTAGGATGAAGATTCCATTGACACAGAGATAGGAAAGACAAACTCTCCAAGGAATGTTGGCACTTGTGACGTTTGGTGCCTGGACCCACTGTGCATTGGATGAAGTTATTTGTCTGGGGACAAGCAACATGGTTAATGAACTTATGCTCCTTGTGACCTGTCATTATGTTTATAATATTAAGTATCCCACTAAGTGTGGCAATGTACAGTATTTTAGTGGTGTGAAGCCACAGCGTACCAGAGTGGCAGTGAACAATTTTATCTTTGCCCTCTCCTAATTCTTGTGTttctttaaaggggcactgACATGGGTTGTCTTATAAACCTTTGAtggctctttctttttctcttttagggGAATCGAATATTTATCTTTCCCAGAGATTCTTCATTTTTTACAAGAACCATTGCCACTgtcattttgaatttttcaagattttcaatCCAGCGCTCCCAACTTAAAAACATTAGCgtaatgattttaatttttgagtCCGAAAGCTGATGCATTTCCAACATGCAGcaacagtgcccctttaaagcAAAATATTTAGAAGTGTTTTTTCCCGTATTGAATATAATACGTTGTTCCCATTCCCGATAAAATCTTCTGAACATTAAATGGAAAGCCAGATACTTTTAAAGAGTGagattatttattaatttaatcaGATTGAATTTGGTATATTCTCAATGCCCTTCAAATTTGGACCCGTAAGGTTGTGACTTTCATCGTTGGGTTGATTAACTTTCATGGATCCACTACTGactattgttttttgtttcccaAATAATGAAAGAGTGATAATTTTTGGTTAATGTCAATGATCTATTACATTTACTCTTCTAAAGGCCAAAAATGAAATCTGCAACAAAGCATTTTTGTCTAAGGCTCTATGATAAATTACCCACCTCACTAGTTTATTATGCTTGTGACAGGAGGTAGTGAGATGTAAGAATGacatgtttttgtctttgtaaaatatcaaaatagttTACAAGAATCATTGTttaaaaagtattatttttacattaatgtcacttttaaaaatcaaaactggTTTTTGTATCACCAAACTAAATTTGAATCGAATAAAGATGTTATAATTATTGTGCATGGTGttcttttgatttccaaaaatgaATGGAATAAATGTGCCAGAGTTACCGGTACTTTGAATCTAATACCAGAGTGACTTTAACTCTTATTTTGTGTTATGTGGCCGTAAGTTCGACCACATCACACCCTTGTTGAAAGATTTTCATTGGCTCCCAATTAAGCAAcgaatcatttttaaaattttatttctaaCGTTTAAAGGCATGTCTGCCTACGGTgccttgaattttatttttaagtttctaCTTTGTATTGATCGTAAAGTAGCTTAGAGCTTTTGTTAAGGCGCTACATAAGTGtatgaattattattatcatcatcatcattagcatcatcatcattattattattttttttttttttgaatttttttattttttaataataattccTTTATGAACATATTCCAAGCACGTTGCTATTTAcaagttaaaagtaaaaaaaaaaagaactattaaaacctatttacaattcatttccattaaaaaatAAGATTAGTATGAAGCACAATAAAGTTACAAAGATATCCTTAtttgtaataagaaaaattcatgtcatAATCGTATTCTGACTGAAAAACTAGTTTTGGAAATAAAGATAAgctccttaaagaaaagccactctTATTATCGATACCTGCAAAACTACATGCACATCATTTTTTTCAGTGCTTgatgtaaaaatttaaaacgtgATCATGTATTCAGTAATATATTCAAAAGGAAATGACGTAGAGGAAACGAAAATAGGGTTTAACGCTCCTTTACAATTTTTAGTGTGTGCGAAAAATTCTCTACCGGTTTTTATTTGGTGAGAATGTTCAAAAGTTCAGCCACCTCCATAAGCGGCGAAATAAAATACGCTATGTGCCTTCGCATCATCGATTTGAAGCTCATCTGCTGATCAGTGATAAATACAAGGTATGCTTGTACGATAACCAGCAGCGGTTCTTTCTCTACTATTCCTGCTAAATGTATGGGTTGGTTTGCAAAGCATGAGAGCGTTCTCGTGGAcaatttattgtaaaatttttcttcatatttacaATCATCACATGGCACCTTTGGTTAGCCACGGGCGGCCCACGCGCATTTATCAGCACTCCACAACGAATGAAACATTATATGATGTAAAACGCGTGCATCCGTATCTCGAAACTTATGACACattgaaaggaagaaaaaaaataccgtGGATCGCTCATACTGACTGACAGGTTCATACGAATGATAAAAGATTAGTTTAAATATGCCATCTTATCCCCTGCATGAAGAACTGGCTGCCAGTCAAGAATCAGGTACGTAAACAAACTTCTCGTCTTTGATAAACCGCTGAATTGCCTGTCTGCTTATTACAACAACCGTTCCAAatgtataatattaaataaaattaagaatCAAGGTGTAACTGCACAACGGCTTTCACAATCAGTTAAGCTGACAAATTAAATATATCTGGGACCTTTCATTAAGATCGATTTATGCCAAACATCGTGTAACTGTTATcagtaataaataatttaaacctTCTTGTACGAGTCCATGTTAACCACAAATTGATTTGTGTCATCAAACATTGTTAGTTACTATATCGTTTGTTCAAGTCTAGACTTTCAGTCATGCACAAATGGCTTTCTAAACGACTCCAATAGTTTTTTCAAACATATCCACGATGCActcggaaaaaaaagaaaaacaaaggagGAATTCGAGGAAAAATCACTTCTCGCCCTGCTTTTCTCTGAAACCGTACATTTCAAGATCATTTCAAGGTTATAAAAATAAAGGCGGGTACAAAGAAAATACGTTTTGTTATCTATTTTAGTTTTCAAACGATCTTACAGCAAGAGGACTGAAGTAGTCTCTTTGCCATAAGGTGCTGAACTCTCAAAAAAAGTAATGGAGCAGAGAAAAAGGAAGACCTCACGCATTTCCGAGCTTTTGTTTTAGGAGCTGATAGAGTACTGAGTCGATCTCTGAGTGAAACAGACTACCTCAGTACGACCGACTTATTGACTGATTTCGTCTCCATTGTGAGTTGAGCCAGCTcgaaaaaagaataattattcattattatgaGCATATAATTGTCAAGTTTCCTTTCACCAAGAGAATCATTCATTAAGGTCGATGTTTCTGAAAATAAATTTCCTCGATTGAACAGATGCAGAGGGATATTATCACAAAGGTAAAATAACTGTAGAGAAAAGAGAATGTAAACAGGTATTATTTAACCGGCTCCTTACGCCAAATTAACATCATTGACAAAGATCCTTGCAACCAACGTGGACGCAAAAATTGACAGGAATATGTTCTCTTCTTAAAAAGCACGCTcgtatattatgtatttagtaaaatccaactagtggtctattatcaatgctgcgttctgattggtttagcTTTAACtggcgaaagatgttttgtctcgatattttttgacCAAccagttggattttactaaaacaattattcctctcgccctcatggcctctgagtcaatagcccattcggccttcggcctcatgggctattgactcagcgcccattcgggctcgaggaataattgttaaatatatatgcATATGCTATGCCGGTACAATTTAACTCACTTATTACGTTCTTAAAATTAAGGAAGTTGGTCCGAAGTATAAATAAAAGTACAACTTTGTTATATCACGTCTGCCATGTACTTAATGTTATttggaaaaataggaaaatgcGCGGATTGATTTGGGTATTTCTGCACAAAAATGTCGACCCCGCGGGCAAATGTTTCAGGCCACTAAGAGTGTTACGAGAAATTGCGAACGCTACACGGGTTCTCTACATTAATGGATGTATTTTTATCTGCGAAGATCGGTGACCTTCCACAAAGAGGACATACGTacggcttttctccagtatgtctTCGATAGTGGCGCTTGAGTTCATTGGAACGTCGGAAACACCATCCACAGATTTCCCAAGGACACAGGAAAGGTTTTTCACCAGTATGAATCCGCTTGTGAGTTCCGAGATGAGAGCTTTTGGTGTAACGGTTTTTACAGCAAGGGAATTCACAGAGAAAGGCATGATGTAGTTCCACTTCTTTGTTATCGGAAACAGGTTGGACTGTTTGTGCATGTGTACTGAAATTACATCGGTATGCTGCATCATCGTTCGATGTAGTGTGGACAGAAGACGTCGTTGTTGCAGGCATAGTTACCTGTGGCCACTGGTGTCTTAGATTTAGAGCTGGAATAGACGCCGACTCTTCAACAGTGCACGTTCCCATTGTCATTCCTGTCTCTGGAAAGAGGCAGTTTTTCTTTCCTATAGTCATTTCTTGAAGCTTGGGTTGGGGGAGAAGATGAACACAGGTAGCTATCCATCTCACGAAGGATCTTTTAGAGAAATAAGGGTTACCTTTAGTTTTATCCAACATCATGATTATTTCTGGTTTTAATCCCATACCTTGATTGATTCCTATCGGGGAGCAATGGCTTTTGTCGGAAATGTATGTAGTTGTTAAAACTGCATGAAGAACTTTAAAGGATCCCTGTCATCCTTTACAGTTAAATTGCTAATGGCCATACATCTCCTTCAGGGCTCACAAACTTGTAAGAGACGTTTAGCATTTTTAGAGCAATAGTGCTCGGCTTTATGTCGCGAAAAGGTTAATTCACTGAGATATGAAATAAGCAAACTACTTTTTTTCAGGGAGTTTGCAGAACAAACCGTCATTTTGATCCTCTGAGGAAAATCAGCAATTTATAGAATGTCTCTCGAACTCATGATCCTTAATTGTATTTCTTACTCAAAGTAAGTTAATAGATTTCCGAGCAGTTGTCAATGTTTTCCTCCAATTGCTATTTATCAGCGGTAATATAAGGCTAGAAAACTAAAGTATTGTCTGATTGTTTTATGAACCGTCCGAGGGTATTACAAAGCTCGAACTCGTCATTAGCGTTCACTCAAAAGCTCACATAAGAAATACACGCTATTATAATATCACATAGAAAATGTGTAAGACGACTAAATCTTTCATGCATTGCAACTGACCTGTTGAATTTCTTCCTCCCTGGTGGATATTAGCAGCGAATAGATGCCGCCCGTTATCAGATTTCCTTCGCCCTGATATGAATTTTGGTACATGACACCGTCTTGTCCTCTAAACAAGTTATCGAAACTTGTACAAGCCATAAGCATTTGGCTGTCTTCTTTAAGAGAGGGCCCCATGAACGAGTTGCCCGGTAGCCCGGATTCAtgctttatacgcaaagggttctgaGGTCGCCAgagggcaaacattgcaagtcgctaTGAGAACTTGATGATGATGGCGGAAACttattcgacgtccaaaaaaaaaaggattttggagagagatcaatgCCTTTTTCGACGGATTTTTATTAcaaatcgatttgggcaatgttgatacgtgacaagtgtaagtttttgtttgaataaccgtgaaatatgagataaaattaGCTGATTAACTTCCTTGCTTGCGTAAGGTTTATTGTGTATtacaaaataaggaaaaaatgtCGAGGAAATAGctcaataaagccttttaagttgtatttacgtgtgtaTAGGCTGCCTTTTGGCCTATTTCTAAATTCagcaattcaaataattttggaaATATGCCTGATACGGCGATCAAATGTATTGCGCTTTGTGGGGTTCTGACAACGATCGAAGGTACCTAGGGAAGCAAAAGATTCTGTCCTCATGTTGAAATATTAAGATTTTACTTGCCCAGGAACAACAATAACGTTTTTGTCGTGGGCTAGAACAAGTAATCGTGACCAATTCAAGGTTTCCATGAGTAAGTACAAAGGTatgttgaaataattttgtacaaggttacagaacctctgaatgtcctaCACCGTTTGTACATAAAACCTAAAAGACCTGCTCCAAATTAAAGGTCAGATCTACAGAGAACTAGTATATGAAGATGTGTTGGTCGAAGTCATAGTGTAGCTTGACAAGTTTTCTTAGCTCCAGTGACATTGATACTTGTAGATGGCAGTTTGACAGAAgaaaaagtttgtttacatGCAACAGCTGGGGCATATGAATTCAGTTCCCCCACGCTGTTATCTAAATCTATCGAAACAGAGACTGCGCGCTGTATTCTGAGGAAGAGGAGCATTAAAACAGCTACCTCGAGGCAGAAGAAGATTGAAATAGTTTGCTTGAGCAGAATTATCGTACTTCATCAAAGGGATTGGACTCTCATAGAGTCTGTAGAAAAATAGTAGCGGCTGAAGAAACCGTTAGCTTTTTCTCAATCAATTTTTTGCACCACTTAACATGGTCTGAGTCGAAGAACTTTTTTGAATTTCCGTTGCTAGATAAGTTTCGCGAAAtgtagaaccgctttctacttctgcaacggtcaCGGCAATCGTAGTGGTGATAAAAACGggagtttcaccgtgtaacaccacttcgtgaaactggtctcgctcgGTCTTGATACACTACGCTACGTAAGGCCAATCATATACCGGCTAAGGcgatgtaaacaacatttcgatTCCCGAATGAGTTTTGACCTTTTATGTTACGCGGTTTAACGCCTGCTGCTGAGCCTTCTTTTTCCAGCGCCGTTGTACATACGTTttagctaaaagtttcaacgtgtaaaaAACAGCGGCTTAATTTTGTCATATTTCAAGACCATGACGCGGATCCTTACACGGGCAAGGTTAATCCGAATGAATattatctcatatttcacggttatgaaaacaaaaacttacacttgccacTTATTAACATTGCctaaatcgatttctgataaaactgtatAGAGAAAAGCGTTGAGCCCTCTCCAAAATAGTTTTTTGGAGGTCGAAATAactttctgccatacattttttTACAGCGACTTGCAATGTGTGCCCCTGGCGACCCCAGAACCCTTTGCATATAAAGAGGAATCCGATTTCTGGCACCACATTCATTGACCGGATTTAGCTAAGATAGTTTACCCATAAGTTGTACATAAGTTttagctaaaagtttcaacgtttAAAAAACAGCGGCTTAATTTTGTCATATTTCAAGACCATGACGCGGATCCTTACACGGGCAAGGTTAATCCGAATGACCATTAcctcatatttcacggttatgaaaacaaaaacttacacttgccacTTATTAACATTGCctaaatcgatttctgataaaactgtatAGAGAAAAGCGTTGAGCCCTCTCCAAAATAGTTTTTTGGAGGTCGAAATAactttctgccatacattttttTACAGCGACTTGCAATGTGTGCCCCTGGCGACCCCAGAACCCTTTGCATATAAAGAGGAATCCGATTTCTGGCACCACATTCATTGAACGGATTTAGCTAAGATAGTTTACCCATAAGGCATACAACAGTAAATTACATAAAACGTAATTCTTCATGATTGCGTGCTAGGATTACTTGACTTCTACGTGGGTTTGCGTGAATCTCTGCGCTTCCTGAAGTTAGCTGTGGATTTAGCAGTCATGCACTTAACCCGATCGCCAGTGTTCTTATGCAAAGTTTGCCGCGCATTCGTGGGAGTTAGGTatcatcgagtttggattcgagttcgagttcgagttggacttcgagttggacttcgagttggacttcgagttgcgcttcgagttggacttcgagttgcgcttcgagtgAATAATTAAAGcgcaagtatataattgataataatgtataattattatttattattaatgttaataagctGGGCGAAGAACAGGAATTCGGAGCAATAttgggatttttcatttttttttttttcatgtggtttaagtaataaaattgctgacacattaaaatatagagcagggatataggttttcaacaatgtgtggtaccttttgtcactgcgaatgaataataacaaattgtccatatttggggtCGTGGCCCATATATTTACTAATAGACGATTTCATATtattcagaattaaaaataattttaattacctCTCTACATTTCATTTCGCTCCACAAGACAATCATAGGCACTTGCAAAGTAAAAACGCAACGAAAGTGAACTACGATTGACATTTAAAACGAGCTGTCTTCTCACAGTCAGTTTCTAAAACACTTGTTTTGGACCAACCATCCACTTCCACAACAACAAATTGTCTACTTCTCTACAAACCGATCTGTCACTGTAATCTAAACTGTAATCTTCTACGTAGACAATAGTTGCCGGTTTTTTCTACTTATGACCGAGGAAACTATAGGGGAAGTGAACCTCACTTTTTAACCGTAACTTtcatgttgattttttttttgggcgagatctggaaaaggttttgaaaGGTCCTTTCACATCAAAATTGGAAAAGAGGTAACTGTCTTCTTTTTTCCTCCAGCTTCTCAGCATTCCTGAATCTCGCCGCTCCTGCGGTCTAGATTTCCCCTTCCGGACCCCAAGTACGGACCGTTCCTAAATTTCCACCTTTCCTAACGTTTAAAGCTTTTTGTTGCACcgtaaaacaaagtaaaatataaacatTTAACACAGAGTTAAACAAGTAAGGATTCCGATAGCTCAATTTTGGAACAAAATGTCAAACGCTCGCCACATTTGCATTGGCTCTTTGCTGGGCTATAACTTGAAGAATACCAGACGTGGAAAGAGGATATCGAAAATGGCAAAATGGGCAACTTTGAGTCCCCTGGTATTAAAGAGTGAGTTTATACTACCATTTGAATTTTCGGAGAATTTAGAGGATTTCTATGGAAAATGTTGCTGGAGAGCAAGGTCTTTCTCTTCAACAACTTTTTCAATACACATcttctcatttttttaaatattcaaaCCGTCATAAAAGTCATTCTTTAATGCCAGGTGCCCAAACTTGgggccattttgatatttttgacatgctttttccatttccggcattctttaatttatagcccacaattttatg
The genomic region above belongs to Montipora capricornis isolate CH-2021 chromosome 8, ASM3666992v2, whole genome shotgun sequence and contains:
- the LOC138060393 gene encoding Krueppel-like factor 5, translated to MLMACTSFDNLFRGQDGVMYQNSYQLQGEGNLVTAGIYSLLIPTREREIQQIIREMDSCLSSSSPTTSPVETSSHLPQPKLQEMTIGKKNCRFPETGITMGTCIVAQSASFPALNLRHQLPQVTMLATTPSSVHTTSNDDAAYGCNFSTHAQTVQPVSDNKELELHHAFLCDFPGCKKRCYTKSSHLRTDRRIYTGKKPFLCPWENCGWCFRRSDELKRHYRRHTGEKPYVCSLCGRSFSRSDHRSSHIKKIHPLM